Sequence from the Desulfovibrio sp. X2 genome:
TGATCATGGGCGGCAGCGGCTGCGGCAAGAGCACCCTGCTCAAGGCCCTCACCGGCCTGATCACGCCCGCCGCGGGCTCCATCTGCTACGCCGGGCAGGACTTCACCCGCGCGGCCCCGGACGAGCGGGCCGCCATCATGCGCCGCGTGGGCATCCTCTACCAGGGCGGCGCGCTGTGGAGCTCCATGACCCTGGCCGAGAACGTGGCCATGCCGCTCGAGCAGTACACCACGCTCTCCCCGGCCGAGATCCGCGAGCTGGCCGAGCTGAAGCTCGCCCTGGTCGGGCTCGCGGGCTTCGAGGACTTCTCGCCCTCGGAGATCAGCGGCGGCATGCGCAAGCGCGCGGGCCTGGCCCGCGCCCTGGCCCTGGACCCGGAGATCGTCTTCTTCGACGAGCCCTCGGCCGGGCTCGACCCCATCAGCGCCAAGATGCTCGACGACCTGATCCAGGAGATCAGGGAGAGCCTGGGGACCACCATCGTGGTCGTGACCCACGAGCTGGCCAGCATCTTCGCCATCGGGACCAACGGAATCTTCCTGGACATCGACTCGCGCACGGCCGTCGCGCACGGCTCGCCGTCCGAGATGCTCGGCGCGGGCGATCCCAAGGTGGTCCGCTTCCTCACCCGGGACGGCTCGGACACGTGCGGCGGCAGCAAGGAGCAGCCATGAGCAGGCAGGCAAACGCCACGATCGTCGGCGCGTTCGTGATCATCACCATCGGGCTCGTCATCTGCGCCCTGGTCATCTTCGGCTCGGGCCGCTTCTTCAAGCACACGAAGAAGTTCGTCCTCTACTTCGACAACTCCGTGGCGGGCCTCAACACCGGCGCGCCCGTGGTCTTCAAGGGCGTGCGCATCGGCTCCGTGACCTCCGTGCGCATCGTGGCCAACCCGAAGACCCTCGAGCTCAGCATCCCGGTCACCGTGGAGATCGACCCGAGCACCATCCAGACCACCAGCGGCAAGTCCATGGAGGAGATGCCGCGCGACGACAGGATCGTGGACATCCTGATCGAGAAAGGGCTGCGCGCCCGCCTGACCATGCAGAGCTTCGTCACCGGCCAGCTCATGATCGAGCTCGCCTTCATGCCCGACACGCCCGCGCGCTTCCGCGGCGACGGCTCCGTGCCCGAGCTGCCCACCGTGCCCTCGCCCATGGACCAGCTGGCCCAGTCCCTGGAGACCGTGCCCATCAAGGAGATCGGCAAGGACGTGGCCGACGCCGCCAAGGGCGTCAGCAGCCTCGTCAACTCGCCCGACCTGCGCGAGTCCATCGTCAACCTGAACAAGACCCTGGTGGAGATGCACCGCCTGGCCGCCATGCTGAACGCCAAGGGTGCCCCCCTGGCGGACAGGATCGACCGCACCGTGGGCCACGTGGACCAGCTCGCCGTGAACCTGGACCAGGACTTCCGCGACGGGCGCACGGCCAGGCTCCTCGATTCCCTGAACCAGCTCGCCGCGCGCGCGGACACCGTGCTCGCCAACGTGAACGAGCTGACCGTGGCCACCAAGAGCTCGGTGGACAAGTTCGGCGGCGCGGTCGCGGAGAACTCCGAGGTCATGACCGACCTGCGCAAGGCCCTGCGCGAGCTGGCCGCGGCCTCGCGCTCCCTGCGCGTCTGGGCCGACTACCTGGAGCGCCACCCCGAGGCCCTGCTGAACGGCAAAGGAGACGGACAATGAGCCATGAAACCACCCGCGTCCCGCGCGCCCTCCGAACCGGGGCCGCCTGCCTCCTGGTCCTCTGCGCCCTGGCCCTGGCGGGCTGCGGCGCCTCCGCGCACTCGCGCTTCTACATGCCCGTGGCCACGACCAACCCGGACTACCGCCCCGCGCCCCAGGACACGGGCAAGCCCATGCTCGCCCCCCTGCGCGCCTCCATCGCCCCGCTGCGCCTGGCCGAGTACCTGAACCGGCCGCAGATCGTCACCCGCGGCAGCGGCGTGCAGGTGCACATGGCCGAGTTCGAGCGCTGGGCCGAGCCGCTCGAGGACAGCGCCACCCGCGTGGTCACAGAGAACGTCGCCCGCCTCCTCGCGGGCTCGGACGTGAACATCGTGCCCTGGAGCGCGGGCGCGGACGCAGACCTCGTGGTCAAGGGCGAGATCCAGCGCCTGGACGGCGAACCCGGCGGCGAGGCCGTGCTCGAGGCCCGCTTCGTCATCCGCGACCACCGCGCCCAGGCCGCCGCGACCGGAGCTGCCGGGGCTGCCAGATCGGGCGGATCGGGCGCCGAGGCCAAGCCCCTCACCCGCTCCGTCTCCTACCGCGAACACACCGACACCGGCGGCTACGAAGCCCTCGTCATGGCCGAAAGCCGCCTCCTCGACCGCCTGAGCAAAGACATCGCCGCCGCCCTGCGCGAGCAGGCGGGACGCTAGGCCCGGAAGTCGGGAAGACAACGACAAGATGCCTCCGGCGGCCAGAGAGGGGGCTCCGCGCCCCCTCTCTGGACTCTCCCCTCGCCAGGCTGAGCCTGGACCCGTTTCGCATGCGGAACCTGGGATGGACGGGTAGAAGCGACCTGGGCGTGGAGGTCCCTGGGGGAACGGGTGCGGCAGGGGCGGTCGTGCGCCGTGAGGAGTCGTGACAGACCGGGCCGTTTTTTCCGCCGGACGGCGAAAAATCCGGCCCGCCACCATCTCCTTTGCCTGCACGAAGACCAGCGAGCGCAAAAGAAGACTCTCGGCAAAGGAGAGACAAGAGCATGTCCGGCCATGCCCTTGGCCCTCCTCGCGCTCGCCGCTGTCCTTCCAAGACAAAAATTCCCCGTCTCCCGCGCGTCCGCGCGGGACACCGACCGTGCAGCTCGACCCGACGAGGCGGCATCACGCCTGACGCGAGGAGCTCGCTGTGCGCGAAGCGTGCGAGCGCACGGCCGCTTCGAGAGAATACTTCCTAGGCCTAATTTTACTGTACATTTATTAAATAATTTTGTATCTATTTTTTTATATTTTTTGGTATGCCAATATTACAAGGTAATCCGCTATGCATCCTGAAAAAGAGCATCTTTTTATAGACCCTTGCGACGATGTTATTCTTCAAACAGGAGTTTTTTTGATAAAAAATCTACTTTCAGAATCTCTAACCACCTCAAAAAAAGACATTATCAATAGAGCTAATTTTGTCCGCTATTGGCTCAATTCAAAAGCCACTGAATTGACTGATGATGAAATATTAAAAGTAAGAAATGCATGGAAAACATATTTTGCACATTGCAATGCACCATCGCAAGAGCTTGTTCAAACATTTGAAACACTACATTGCCAATATGCAGAGTGGGGACACGTCCACAAACTAGATTCCATTCCACAAGAACTTATCAGCATATTTAATAATTTTTTTTCATTAAGCAACAATATATCTCAACAAGATACATTCAGTTTTTCATCCAATAACGAAGAGAATGACAAAAAGAGGATAGGTTTTAGAAAAAAAAATTTATCAAAACGGAAACGAAAGTTTATTATTTTTTCCCTTGTATGGATACTGTACGTATCGCTCAGAACTATTGGTAATTTTAAAATATTCGGGGTCTTTTTTTATCATTGGGATAGCGACATGTATATTGCCAATTGTCTAGTTCCACCTTGTTGCGTTGCAGGATGGCACTTTGCGCGTAGATGGATAAATAACGGGACCAATCAATTATAATCTTATCTGCCTGTAGACAAAATAGTATTTATACAACCTCTAGTTATATCCATCAAAAAAATCCCGCGCGTCCGCGCGGGACACCGACCGTGCAGCTCGACCCGACGAGGCGGCATCACACCTGACGCGGGGAGCTCGCTGTGCGCGAAGCGTGCGAGCGCACGGCCGCGGGGTGGGGGCTGCGCCTTGGCAGAGACCGGCATCGACCTCCCCGGCGGCGGCCGACGAGCCTGCAGCCGCCGCGCCATCCTCCCTCGCCACGGACTCGGCCATAGCCGAGGGGGGTGCGGGAGGCGCAAAGCGGTGCGGGGGGGAGGCCGGCCAGGCCTCCCCTAACCCCCTTCGCATCCTGGTTCTCTTCAACCGCCATGCCTTTCCCGCCTTTCGTCTTTGCCTCTTCCGCCTCTTCTCTCCCATCTTCCAGTCTTCCTCTTCCCTCCCCGCCGCACAAAAAAAGACAGCCGGAATTCCGTCTCCAGAATCCCGGCCGTTCGTCGTCGATCTTTTCAGTCTGGAGTCTTCAGACTCCACGCTTCAGCCTTCGGCTTTCAGCCCTTCTCTCCGGGCCAT
This genomic interval carries:
- a CDS encoding ABC transporter ATP-binding protein translates to MQDTALRAPGTRSTPHISVTGLTISFGSFVLMRDVDFTVERGDVFLIMGGSGCGKSTLLKALTGLITPAAGSICYAGQDFTRAAPDERAAIMRRVGILYQGGALWSSMTLAENVAMPLEQYTTLSPAEIRELAELKLALVGLAGFEDFSPSEISGGMRKRAGLARALALDPEIVFFDEPSAGLDPISAKMLDDLIQEIRESLGTTIVVVTHELASIFAIGTNGIFLDIDSRTAVAHGSPSEMLGAGDPKVVRFLTRDGSDTCGGSKEQP
- a CDS encoding MlaD family protein — translated: MSRQANATIVGAFVIITIGLVICALVIFGSGRFFKHTKKFVLYFDNSVAGLNTGAPVVFKGVRIGSVTSVRIVANPKTLELSIPVTVEIDPSTIQTTSGKSMEEMPRDDRIVDILIEKGLRARLTMQSFVTGQLMIELAFMPDTPARFRGDGSVPELPTVPSPMDQLAQSLETVPIKEIGKDVADAAKGVSSLVNSPDLRESIVNLNKTLVEMHRLAAMLNAKGAPLADRIDRTVGHVDQLAVNLDQDFRDGRTARLLDSLNQLAARADTVLANVNELTVATKSSVDKFGGAVAENSEVMTDLRKALRELAAASRSLRVWADYLERHPEALLNGKGDGQ
- a CDS encoding membrane integrity-associated transporter subunit PqiC codes for the protein MSHETTRVPRALRTGAACLLVLCALALAGCGASAHSRFYMPVATTNPDYRPAPQDTGKPMLAPLRASIAPLRLAEYLNRPQIVTRGSGVQVHMAEFERWAEPLEDSATRVVTENVARLLAGSDVNIVPWSAGADADLVVKGEIQRLDGEPGGEAVLEARFVIRDHRAQAAATGAAGAARSGGSGAEAKPLTRSVSYREHTDTGGYEALVMAESRLLDRLSKDIAAALREQAGR